TTACACAGGGCGGACAATGTGCGTTTCAAGGGTGGCTCCTTGGTTTCAGTTCTTGAATTGCCGGTGATCAACCGCACCAGCCGATGATACCTCATCACCCGGCCATTGAAAAGTCTCCGGCAATGAGGCTGAACCGGAACAACGCTTTCAACTGGCGACAGCACTCAAGGATGTGTATACTGCCGATATCGTGATCCATTACATCCGAGAAAAACGCTGGTTTTTCATCACCCTGGCCCTTCAGGCCGCCATGATGCTCCTGCCCGCCCCGGACGGCGTAACCCCTGACGGATGGATGGTATTGATCATGACCGTGGGCGCGACCATCCTGTTCGTCACCGAACCCATCCCCCTGCCAGCCGTGGCCCTGCTCATCATACTCGGCCAGGTTTTCCTGCTCGGGCTGGACTCCTCCATAGTGGCCAAGTCCCTGATGAAGGACTCGGTCCTGTTCATCATGGGCTCCCTCATGCTGGCCGTGGCCCTGGTCAAACAGAAGCTGGACAAGCGGCTGGCGCTGCTCATCGTCCGCGTCACAGGATCAAAGACATACAACATCGCTTTCGGCATCTCCGTCTTTTCCGGCATCCTGGCGTCCTTTGTAGGTGAACACACGGTGGCGGCCATGATGCTGCCCGTGGCCCTGTCCCTGCTGCAACTGGCCACCGACGACCCGGACAAACGGCGCGCCCTGGCTGTACTCTTTCTCTTTTCCATCTCCTATGCCTGCGCCATGGCCGGTATCGGCACTCCGTCCGGCGGAGCGCGCAACGCCATCATGCTCGGCTACCTCCGCGACTTTTTCTATGCGGCGGACGACCCTGCGACCTATTCCTATTCCGTCAGCTACCTGGATTGGATGATATATGCCTATCCCATTTTCCTGGTCCAGCTCCCGCTCATGCACCTCATCCTGCGCTATACGTTCAAGACGGACATCACGGACCTCGGCCCGGCCGTAAAACAACTCAAGGAGCAGGTGGGCAATGAGGGAACGCTTACCGGGCGCAACTACATGGCCATCTTCCTGTTCCTGGTGACGCTCGTCGGATGGGTCGGCTTTTCCTCTGAAGTGGGCATGGGCACCATAGCCATTCTGGGAGCGGTCCTGTTTCTGATCACCGGACTGGTGCGCTGGCAGGATCTCAATACCGGCGTGAACTGGGGTGTAGTGCTCCTCTATGCAGCCGCCATTTCCCTGGGCGTTCAGATGCGCGACACGGGCGCAGCCGCCTGGGTGGCCGGGATGTTCATGGACATGCTTGCCCCCCTGGGCATGGACAGCGGCATGGGCCTGCTGGCCGCGGTCATGGTCCTGACCACCTTCATCACCAACACCATGAGCAACGGCGCAGCCGTGGCCGTGCTCGGCCCCATTGTCCTGGCCATTGCCGTGGGAACGGAAACCAACCCGTTGGCCGTGGGTATGGTCACAGCCGTTTCCAGCGCTTTCGCCTACTTCACGGTTATCGGCACTCCCGCTTCCACCATTGTTCACTCCTCGGGCTACCTGCGTCCCTCGGACTTCATGAAGGTGGGCTGGCGCATGGCACTGATGTCCTTTGCCGTCTTGCTGTTGGCATCGAAACTATACTGGCCCCTGACCGGGCTGTAAGGAGTTGTTCATGAAACAGGATGACGAAAGACTCCGCATCCTCATATGCATCGGCGGCGGCCCGGAGGCGTACGCCGGTCTGCGCTACGCCGCTCGATTGAGCAAGAAGACCTGCGCCAACATCGACCTTCTCTATGTCCGCCAACAGGACAGCGGCCTCCAGTCCGGGGGCATGGAAGTACGTGTGGCCCGCGAAAACATCCTGGATTGGGGGCTGGAACTGCCCGGCATGACGCACCTCAAGAAAGCCCGCGACATCCTGGTGGAACTCGGTGAAATCACGCCCGACGCCAACAGGGACTGGCGGCACCTCGAACTGTCCGGGGACCCGGCGGGCGAATATGTCCGGGAATATGAAAACCCGTGCGGCGGCACGATCTCCCTGCGTTTGCGCACGGCCACGGACGTGGTCTCCGTGATCACGAATGAAGCCGACCTGTGTGACGTGGACATGATCATCGTGGGCGCTTCGCCCGAACCCCTGACCGGCCTGAAAAAGTTCCTGTCCCGCAAGCCCCTGGCACTCCAGGTGGCCGCCCATTCGAAACACTCGGTAATCGTGGCCCGCCACCTTGAGCCGGGACACGGCCATCTGGTCTGCGTCCAGGACACGGAACGGTCACGGGCCATGCTGTCCTCCGCCGTCCGATACGCCCACGCCTGCCAATGCCCGGTCTCCATCCTGTCCGTGGCCCCGGCCGAGGCCGACAGACCCTCGGCCCAAAAATCCGTGGATGAAGCCGCCGCCCTGTTTCTGGCAAACGGCATCACCCCACACGAGACCCTGGTGGAAGTCGGCGATGCCGTGGATACCATCATCACCATCGGCTATGACTTTTCGCTCATCCTGCTCCCGGAATCGCCCAAACCCTGGTTCTCCAAAGGCTCCAGCGTAACCCACGAAGTGGCCGAAAAAGCGAGAAATTCCGTCATGATCGTGAAATAAAACGCCTCCGGCGGCCGGCCCCCCATCCCCTCCTGTTCCTAAACTTTCTGGTGCCGCTTCGCGGAAATACAAAAAGACCACAGCCTGTAAAAGCTGTGGTCTTTTCTTTTCGTTGTCGTGCACCCTCGCCGAAGGCGCACCAAA
The Pseudodesulfovibrio sp. S3 genome window above contains:
- a CDS encoding DASS family sodium-coupled anion symporter — translated: MYTADIVIHYIREKRWFFITLALQAAMMLLPAPDGVTPDGWMVLIMTVGATILFVTEPIPLPAVALLIILGQVFLLGLDSSIVAKSLMKDSVLFIMGSLMLAVALVKQKLDKRLALLIVRVTGSKTYNIAFGISVFSGILASFVGEHTVAAMMLPVALSLLQLATDDPDKRRALAVLFLFSISYACAMAGIGTPSGGARNAIMLGYLRDFFYAADDPATYSYSVSYLDWMIYAYPIFLVQLPLMHLILRYTFKTDITDLGPAVKQLKEQVGNEGTLTGRNYMAIFLFLVTLVGWVGFSSEVGMGTIAILGAVLFLITGLVRWQDLNTGVNWGVVLLYAAAISLGVQMRDTGAAAWVAGMFMDMLAPLGMDSGMGLLAAVMVLTTFITNTMSNGAAVAVLGPIVLAIAVGTETNPLAVGMVTAVSSAFAYFTVIGTPASTIVHSSGYLRPSDFMKVGWRMALMSFAVLLLASKLYWPLTGL
- a CDS encoding universal stress protein — its product is MKQDDERLRILICIGGGPEAYAGLRYAARLSKKTCANIDLLYVRQQDSGLQSGGMEVRVARENILDWGLELPGMTHLKKARDILVELGEITPDANRDWRHLELSGDPAGEYVREYENPCGGTISLRLRTATDVVSVITNEADLCDVDMIIVGASPEPLTGLKKFLSRKPLALQVAAHSKHSVIVARHLEPGHGHLVCVQDTERSRAMLSSAVRYAHACQCPVSILSVAPAEADRPSAQKSVDEAAALFLANGITPHETLVEVGDAVDTIITIGYDFSLILLPESPKPWFSKGSSVTHEVAEKARNSVMIVK